The Rhodoferax sediminis genome has a segment encoding these proteins:
- a CDS encoding branched-chain amino acid ABC transporter permease translates to MINWANFISQCFNGLVLGALLALISSGLTIIYGTLGVLNLAHGAMFMLGGYAGWVAYTYSGSFIVAVVAGSLFVMVVGVVTERLIIRHFYARPPEDQLLVTFGLGIVFVETVRFFFGSLSETVPPPTPLAGITSLGFMLYPTYRLALLGIVAVALLVLYFVLYRTRIGMIVRAGIEDSMMVSSLGINVYKIFMLVFGIGAMAAGFAGIINAPVVSIAPDVGEAILVQTFVVVVIGGVGSFPGAVLGGLIAGELISLTSMVDPAYSYVVLFVAMTLVLVFRPRGLLGTAGRE, encoded by the coding sequence GTGATCAACTGGGCAAACTTCATATCGCAATGCTTCAACGGCTTGGTGCTGGGCGCGCTGCTGGCGCTGATCTCCTCCGGCCTGACGATCATCTACGGCACCCTCGGCGTGCTCAACCTCGCGCACGGCGCGATGTTCATGCTGGGTGGCTATGCCGGCTGGGTGGCCTATACTTATTCCGGTTCTTTCATCGTCGCGGTCGTTGCCGGCTCGCTGTTCGTGATGGTGGTGGGCGTGGTGACCGAGCGCTTGATCATTCGCCATTTCTATGCACGGCCGCCTGAAGATCAGCTCCTCGTCACCTTCGGCCTGGGCATCGTCTTCGTCGAAACCGTTCGCTTCTTCTTCGGCAGCCTGTCGGAGACGGTGCCTCCGCCGACACCGCTGGCCGGTATCACGTCGCTCGGCTTCATGCTTTACCCGACCTATCGACTGGCGCTGCTCGGCATCGTCGCGGTCGCACTGCTTGTGCTGTATTTCGTGCTCTATCGCACCCGCATCGGCATGATCGTGCGTGCCGGAATCGAAGATTCGATGATGGTCAGTTCGCTCGGCATCAACGTCTACAAGATTTTCATGCTGGTGTTCGGCATTGGCGCGATGGCGGCGGGCTTCGCCGGCATCATCAACGCCCCGGTAGTCTCGATTGCGCCCGACGTCGGCGAAGCAATCCTGGTGCAAACCTTCGTCGTCGTCGTCATCGGCGGCGTCGGCTCCTTCCCGGGCGCGGTGCTCGGCGGCCTTATCGCCGGCGAGCTCATCAGCCTGACCTCGATGGTCGATCCCGCCTATTCCTATGTCGTGCTGTTCGTAGCCATGACGCTCGTGCTGGTGTTCCGTCCTCGCGGACTGCTCGGCACAGCGGGCCGTGAATAA